The nucleotide window TGACCAGCTTTTAACAAGTCAACATCTTTTTTCATCAAAGCAATATCACCTAGCATCATATCTTTTACTAGGTCCGCCAAATCATATTCTGGCACCCACCCTAATTTCTCTTTAGCTTTTCTTGGATCACCTAATAATAAATCAACCTCTGTTGGACGGAAATAAGTAGGGTCTATTGATAAAACTTCTTTACCAATTTCAACTTGAAAGTCTTTGTTGTTACACGTTTTAATATATGCTTTTTCATCTACCCCTTCACCTTTAAATTCTAATTCTATTCCTACTTCATTAAAAGCCATCTTCACAAAATCACGAACAGTAGTCGTTACACCAGTTGCAATCACCCAATCTTCTGGTTGATCTGCCTGTAAAATCATCCACATCATGCGTACATAATCTTTTGCATGACCCCAATCTCTCTTAGCCTCTAGATTTCCTAAATAGAATTTATCTTGTAACCCTAAAGCTATTTTAGCAACAGCGCGTGTAATTTTTCTTGTTACAAAAGTTTCTCCTCTTCTCGGTGATTCATGGTTGAACAACAATCCATTACATGCAAACATATTGTATGCTTCACGATAGTTTTTTGTAATCCAAAACCCATAAATTTTAGCAACTCCATA belongs to Polaribacter dokdonensis and includes:
- the gmd gene encoding GDP-mannose 4,6-dehydratase; translation: MKTALITGITGQDGSYLAELLLEKGYMVHGIKRRASLFNTDRIDHLYQDPHDPNQRLKLHYGDLTDSMNLTRIIQECQPDEIYNLGAMSHVKVSFDMPEYVGNVDGLGTLRILEAVRILGLEKKTRIYQASTSELFGGLPENKNSSGFYDENSPLYPRSPYGVAKIYGFWITKNYREAYNMFACNGLLFNHESPRRGETFVTRKITRAVAKIALGLQDKFYLGNLEAKRDWGHAKDYVRMMWMILQADQPEDWVIATGVTTTVRDFVKMAFNEVGIELEFKGEGVDEKAYIKTCNNKDFQVEIGKEVLSIDPTYFRPTEVDLLLGDPRKAKEKLGWVPEYDLADLVKDMMLGDIALMKKDVDLLKAGHEILKQIE